TTTGGGCATCTACAATAATGATCTTCTTTTACTGTTTTGAGTGGGCATGGCTGCTGGGTAACAGCAGATGCTGCATCATAACCTTCTCCTCAAGCTCTGATTCTTGAATCATTTCTCTTAATCTGTGGCATGGCAGAGCGTTGAGGAGGTGAAGCAGATGCTAGCTGCAGCGACGTCAGAGCTGGAGGCGGCAAGGCAGGAGGTGCGCCGGAAGGAGCAGAACATCGCCGCCCTGGTggagctcctccgccgcacTGCCGAGGAGCGTGACCAACTCCAgcgacagcagcagcacctaCTGCTGGCACATgacccggcggcggtggcgacacCGAGCAGCAGCGACTCCCACTGGAGCCTCACgccatcctcttcctccccggTGGCCGTGGATAGCTCCGTCTTGTTCCAGCCAACCTCAGCCAGCAATGCAGATGTCATCGTCGACAACACGCCGGTGCTGCTTGAGCCGCTGGCGACCAAGAGACCGCTGCCACAACAAGGGCAGCTGCTGAAGGCTGTGATGGAGGCAGGGCCTCTGCTGCAGAATCTGATGGTCGCAGGGCCGCTGCCACGGTGGCGCAACCCGCCCCCAGCACGGGCTCTTCCCAGCCCTGTCATACCGGCGGTAGCAGGCTCTCGTGCTCCGATGGGTTGAAACTGGTTTCTTTTCAGAATAAGCTGGCCATAAAAAATGTCCTCTTGCCCACAAAAGCAAATATCTTGTGATTCTCGTTTGAGACTGAATTTTTGTTACTTGATGGAACATATCAAAATGATACAATACAACTTCGAGCTACATTTGATGGAAAGAAGATCGCATTGGAGGAATTAGATGCTTACAGAAGGAGCATATATGGAAATGAGAAAATGGCATTGATCACAGCAACATGATACAGTGAAACCAACAACTGGCTAGAAATTGTCTCGGGCCATCAATAAAAGCATCGCTTTTGTGAGGATGTTACAGAGACAAACCTAATCCCTCATATATCTCCCCAACAGTGATGGTATTGCCTGTGTCGGTATAATAAGTACATGAATCATGAAAACTTTCGATAAAAGAGATAACAAAAGCATATGAATTTACATACAAGACAAAATATCACCAGGCAAGGGTGCTTTCTCCGTATA
The Brachypodium distachyon strain Bd21 chromosome 2, Brachypodium_distachyon_v3.0, whole genome shotgun sequence genome window above contains:
- the LOC104582968 gene encoding uncharacterized protein LOC104582968 isoform X2; translated protein: MSVEEVKQMLAAATSELEAARQEVRRKEQNIAALVELLRRTAEERDQLQRQQQHLLLAHDPAAVATPSSSDSHWSLTPSSSSPVAVDSSVLFQPTSASNADVIVDNTPVLLEPLATKRPLPQQGQLLKAVMEAGPLLQNLMVAGPLPRWRNPPPARALPSPVIPAVAGSRAPMG
- the LOC104582968 gene encoding uncharacterized protein LOC104582968 isoform X1 codes for the protein MATEPPPLPPGFGDMSFRAVPPPLHDLHCLPQESVEEVKQMLAAATSELEAARQEVRRKEQNIAALVELLRRTAEERDQLQRQQQHLLLAHDPAAVATPSSSDSHWSLTPSSSSPVAVDSSVLFQPTSASNADVIVDNTPVLLEPLATKRPLPQQGQLLKAVMEAGPLLQNLMVAGPLPRWRNPPPARALPSPVIPAVAGSRAPMG
- the LOC104582968 gene encoding uncharacterized protein LOC104582968 isoform X3, which gives rise to MLAAATSELEAARQEVRRKEQNIAALVELLRRTAEERDQLQRQQQHLLLAHDPAAVATPSSSDSHWSLTPSSSSPVAVDSSVLFQPTSASNADVIVDNTPVLLEPLATKRPLPQQGQLLKAVMEAGPLLQNLMVAGPLPRWRNPPPARALPSPVIPAVAGSRAPMG